A portion of the Chelonia mydas isolate rCheMyd1 chromosome 23, rCheMyd1.pri.v2, whole genome shotgun sequence genome contains these proteins:
- the LOC102947926 gene encoding ADP-ribosylation factor 6 isoform X1 → MGKMLSKIFGNKEMRILMLGLDAAGKTTILYKLKLGQSVTTIPTVGFNVETVTYKNVKFNVWDVGGQDKIRPLWRHYYTGTQGLIFVVDCADRDRIDEGRQELHRIINDREMRDAIILIFANKQDLPDAMKPHEIQEKLGLTRIRDRNWYVQPSCATSGEGLCEGLMWLTSNYKS, encoded by the coding sequence ATGGGGAAAATGCTGTCCAAGATTTTCGGCAATAAGGAGATGCGGATTCTGATGCTAGGGCTGGACGCAGCCGGCAAGACCACCATCCTTTACAAGCTGAAGCTGGGCCAGTCGGTCACCACCATCCCCACCGTGGGCTTCAACGTGGAGACGGTGACCTACAAGAACGTCAAGTTCAACGTCTGGGATGTGGGGGGCCAGGACAAGATACGGCCCCTCTGGAGACACTACTACACAGGTACCCAGGGGCTCATCTTCGTGGTGGACTGCGCCGATCGCGACCGGATCGACGAAGGCCGGCAGGAGCTGCACCGCATCATCAACGACCGGGAGATGCGTGACGCCATCATCCTCATCTTCGCCAACAAGCAGGACCTGCCCGACGCCATGAAGCCCCACGAAATCCAGGAGAAATTGGGACTGACGCGTATTAGGGACAGGAATTGGTATGTCCAGCCCTCGTGCGCGACGTCCGGGGAAGGACTCTGCGAAGGTCTGATGTGGCTGACGTCCAATTACAAATCCTAA
- the LOC102947926 gene encoding ADP-ribosylation factor 6 isoform X2: MGKMLSKIFGNKEMRILMLGLDAAGKTTILYKLKLGQSVTTIPTVGFNVETVTYKNVKFNVWDVGGQDKIRPLWRHYYTGTQGLIFVVDCADRDRIDEGRQELHRIINDREMRDAIILIFANKQDLPDAMKPHEIQEKLGLTRIRDRN; encoded by the exons ATGGGGAAAATGCTGTCCAAGATTTTCGGCAATAAGGAGATGCGGATTCTGATGCTAGGGCTGGACGCAGCCGGCAAGACCACCATCCTTTACAAGCTGAAGCTGGGCCAGTCGGTCACCACCATCCCCACCGTGGGCTTCAACGTGGAGACGGTGACCTACAAGAACGTCAAGTTCAACGTCTGGGATGTGGGGGGCCAGGACAAGATACGGCCCCTCTGGAGACACTACTACACAGGTACCCAGGGGCTCATCTTCGTGGTGGACTGCGCCGATCGCGACCGGATCGACGAAGGCCGGCAGGAGCTGCACCGCATCATCAACGACCGGGAGATGCGTGACGCCATCATCCTCATCTTCGCCAACAAGCAGGACCTGCCCGACGCCATGAAGCCCCACGAAATCCAGGAGAAATTGGGACTGACGCGTATTAGGGACAGGAATTG A